The sequence ATTTCATAACCCACCGTGCTTGAAAGAATGCAGAATTTGAAGAGTGCTTCAGGCAAGAGATAGAGGGTCAAAATCCACATTGCCTAAGAAGAGTCTCTAGTGATGATCTGTCTGGATGTAATCCAagttgaaaagagaaagatacaCGAAAGCTTTATAACAATGCCATGAAAACGTTATTACCTAGCAAGCATTTACTTCATGCTTACTGATTTTAATGCAATGTATTCAGATTTAAATTACAAATGTCTTTGGCCTAAGTTTGTTAAATGCACAAAACTCCCCcctcaaaacttttttaaatgtaatttaatctCTAGTAATGAGCCCTGAAGTTTCTTTAAAGTCTCAGTAGTTGTTGAGTTTAGCTCTTCTGTTGAACtctgttgtttgctttttggtCTCAGATTActaattttcattcattataaAGTCTGGTAGaagaatatataatgtatatttgtataattCAGGTATTCTAAGTGTAATTCACTTTTTGATGCCACTTAATGATTATTTATAGAATGTGGTTATTAATATGAGCAGCGGATATGAAGTCAGACTGAATCATAAGCTTGGCTCTAATCCTAGATTATGTAACAGTGGACAAATCATTTAATTTATCTGGGCCTATTTCCTCTTTTATGAATAAAGGAGTCAGATTTGACCCTTTAATCCATGATTCTGTTTCACAGTCAAAATTGTTAAAGTTCATAcgtaatgaaaaattttatgaaGAGTGTGCACAATCTTATCCTCAGCTCTTGCCATGTTCCTTAAACTCATAAAGTGTTGAGTGGAAGACGTGACAtgatttttccttctgcctaaatttataaaatgtcagaatttataaatttggcttaacttttcaaaattttagtctgaggaaaaagaaaaactccataTTAGGCCTAGTGAATACTAAACCAAGatgaagtataattttttaaagtatcgtATTCACAAAAGGAAATCCAGAGGGCTCTTTTCCAGTTATTATTGCAACTAAACAATGTACCCcaaaacatagtggcttaaaacagtaatAATCATTTAATTAGCTCATGAACCTGTGTTCTGGGTAGCTCCCTTCTGCTCCACACAACATTAGCTGGAATAGCCCAAAAATTGGGGCCAATTAAGCATTTTCCCAGCTTTCCCCTTTATAGCAAAACACCCGGAAAGAGTTTTGTATCGTCAGTATCTCTAATTCTCCTCTGCCATTTTCCCTttctaagattattttttaaaataattcattttgaaataattttcaaatgtagaGAAAATCTGCCAGAAGGGGGAAGACTTCTGTATCCCCTTCACCCAGATTCCTGAGTTACTaacattttattgagttttttccagtgttctttactccttcctctccctccacacacacattgCCCCCAAACATGCATGATCATTCATCCTTTTTTGAACCTTTAGAAATCAAGCTTTATACATGATAGCCCCTCACTCCTAAATGTTCCAGTCTGTATTTTCCAACGAGAACATTCTCCTACATAACTGCCATACACCCTCCAAATAAGGAAGCCAACATTGTTACAAACGCTGCCACCCAGTCCACAAGCCTCATTCATATTTCGCCAACTGTCTCAGCAGTACCTCTTGTGATATCTTTTCTGAGCCAGGCTCCTGTCCAGAATATGTGATGCATTTAGTTGTCGTGTCTGTTGATATTCATTCCATTTGAAACAGCATTGTGGTCTTTCCCTTGACAGTTTTATTGAGTACAGACTTTATGTTATGTAGGATGACCCTAAACCTTGATCCACCTGATGTGGACTGATACCCATACTTAAGTCAGACATTCTTGGCAACAACAGTGCTGAAAGGAAGTTACATCTCACATGAAGTGATACACAGCATCAGCCTGTTTTATCACTGGTCATGTTGACCTTGATTTCCTGATCACATTGGCATCTGCCAGATTTTCCACATCAAAGTCACCATTAACCCTTTTGTAATTGGTTAGTATATTGTAGAGAGTTTTGCAAGAGTACTTTAATATGTTCCTCCTCTAACCTTCACCCACCAGCTTTGGCATCCATTGACAACTCCCTCTACAACCCATATGACAACAACACCTCTATAGTTGCTCGGTGGTGATTTTCTATTACCTTCGTTCCTTCTACATTTATCAGTTGGACACTCTACTAAAAGGAGgagcttttcctttatttatttattcatttattgataaCATAAGGACTCattaattcctattttatttataggGGTAATCCATTATTATCATTACTTATTTTGACATTAAAATTGTcgtttggccagtgggagccccttcCAGTTGCTTCCTGTGTTTTTTGGATACATTCCATCATTCACTGAGCATTTCCTTACTTTTAGGCATAAACAGTATCCCAGGGTCATTTTGTACTTTCTCTGGTCCAGCCCTGGAATCAGTCTTTTCTCCAGATAGCTCTGGTTCCTCTTAGCATAGGATAAGTATTTAGAAAATAACCTCTGGGCACTTGATGTGCTTGATGCTACAGGAGTGTGGTCACTTCTAGGGCCCCTCAGCCAAAAAAGTTAGGAAAATATCTACATATAATGTTAGAAGcaagttaattttaatatgttGGAGCTTTGATTGCAAGGCATTAACTAACAATATTGCATGATATTCCAATCAGTGAGAAAaactagcttttattttctttgttcttcctccTCTAGGTATGTGTAATCCTCGAAACTACAGTGACACACCTCCAACCTCAAAGAGCACTGTGGAAGAGCTTCATGAGCCAATCCCCTCTCTCTTCCGGGCACTCACAGAAGGAGACACTCAGTTGAACTGGAacattgtttccttccctgttgCCGAAGAACTCTCACATCATGAGAATCTGGTTTCATTTTTAGAAACTGTGAACCAGCCACACCACCAAAATGTGTCTGTTCCTAGCAATAATGTTCACGCCCCTTATTCCAGTGACAAAGGTAACTAGCCACAGTTGACTTTCTATCTTGCCCCCTCACTTTCTGTGTGGTCTGTGAAACCTATATTACCTTTTAGAGCAGTTTTTGGCTTTGAGTTTGTCTAGTCTTAAGGAAATTATGGACTTTAATAACCCCAGTCCTTAAGTAGATAAGGAGGCATGTCAAGCATATTGTCACCACTCCTTCATAGTCTCAGTGATAGAAATTGTGTTGGAAGATAGATAACCTGGTTCTAATTTTGGTGTTTATTTGTGTTAGGCTTTAACTGTTCTTTCCATAAGAGAGCAACAGTGCTGCTTAATATAGTATTGCTCACTGTCCGATAACATTCAAAGTGTCCCAGGAAGTCACATTTTTGTAATAGCATTTGTACTACAAATGATGCCAAGATCATCAGCTAAATTTCTTTATGGGACAAGTTGGTATTACAGACATCTAATTTCCCGGTATAAACTAACTCCAGTACTCTTGGTCAGAAGGGGAACTAAATGGAAGAATGGCTTATATAACTTTGAGAAGCATATTAAAAAACACTTATTAGTGAGGATAAGTCATTCCTTAATTTTGGAATGTACAGGACATGTAACTTATAAAGTCTttgctattttcaaataaaaggcTTTGCATAATTTTACTGTGGAAAAATAAGGCAATTATGAAAATTGcagttatttcttaaaatatgataTGAGTTTTACATAAATAGTATAagttgtactcttttttttttttaagattttatttgagagagagcgagtgagagagagagcataagtaggggcagagagagagagaaaagcagactccccactgagcagggagcccgacgtgaggcttgatcccaggacactgggatcatgacttgagccaaaggcagactcttaactgactgagctcctgtactttttttatttggctttttgttGTGCCCTCTATTACAATCCTGCCTATGTGAAATAGTCTGAACTTTGGACATCAGTAGTAAAAGCAAAACAGCATTTGTTAATGATATTcagattaagattttttttttttaaagattttattcattcgacagagagacagacagcgagagagggaacacaagcagggggagtgggagaggaagaagcaggctcccagcagaggagcctgatgtggggctcgatcccagaacgccaggatcacaccctgggccgaaggcagacgcttaacgactgagccacccaggcgcccccagattaagaatttttattattttttggttaaaCTACCTTAAAAGACAAATTCTAGATTTTGGAAAATATCAGGAATATATGGAGTGTGCCTTATTCAGATATTTTGCTACTATTTTCCCCATTAAAATGCAATCTACATAATAGAtattaaataattcataaattttgttcaaatattatttaatttaatgaaataattaccAGGCCACGAAGTTTCCTGGAAATACCAATTATCTTTCAAGGCAGAGTTAAAATTTTTCCTCTTTGACACCTTCTCTAGGTTATCCCTTGCTCCCAGGTGGAGTAAACTACCTCCTGTTCCTATAACTATCATCTCCCcatatttgtttttcaatttgttgTCTGTTTTTAACTTCTAGGTCTACCATTTTCTACTTAGTTCCGTGGATTCTCTGATTACTCTTTGAGTCCTAATGGCTACTATTCCATAGTAGGTGTtaagtaaatacttgttgaataaataaatgaaagaaagttgGTAAATACTAATCAGCTGAGATTCAAAGCTCCCCTGTCCTGCTCACTGCCAGTCCCTAGTGTGTCTGGTCTTGTGCTATACTGGCCTCCCTGTTTTCCATTTTGACCTGATACTCAGTAGTGGTTCTGCTGTCTCCTGATGCTAACCGTTCACTGCAGTGGACTTGCCTCCACACCATTCCCCATGCGCACTACACTGGTGTCCTTGTGACTTTCCTTATTTTGTTACCTGGTAACTTTGCTTTTAATTCTTCTTCCTAATGCAAGTCCAGTTTTTTCCACTTAGCCTGTCCTTACTGTTCAGCCCCCTGTGATTTATCAGTTCTGTAAATGGCTCTGTAAAATAACAAACTTTAATCATATACTCTCTATTaatggtttttattgtttttatttatttcatgtaacTTATCCTCCTAGCAAGGGCATCTTATGGCATTAACTACCAGGAgaattaaaaattgaaacaatCAAAAATAGTTGTGTTGGAAAGCAAGACTAGAAATTGCTACTGATAATAAGAGtattttttaatagctaatgctgaATCATGCCAAGTGTTGCTAACAACTTTGCATCGTTTGAATtaagtttgctttattttattgtaaattctCAGTATAACTTtagaacagtatttttttttttttagagaagggtgtgaggcagaggaaggagagagagaatctttgttttgttttgttttgttttttgagagagagagagagagagagaggagaatcttaagcaggccccatgtccagtgcagagccagactgtggagcttgatctcatgatctgaagtcaagagttggatgctcaaccaactgagccacccaggtgcccttaaaacagtatttttcaaacttcttttAGCTGGAGAATTCTCTCCTCTAAGGAAATCTTATCAAAAATCACCaattttggggtgtctgggtggttcagtcgttaaccgtctgcctccctgctcagcaggaagcccgcttctccgtctcccactccccctgcttgtgttccctctctctctctgtgtctctctctgtcaaataaataaaatcttaaaaaaaaaaaatgaccaatttaaaaatcatagctCCGAAGCATAGCAAATGTTAAGCCCAATAATCTTAACTTTGAGATCAAAGTCTAGAATCTAAGCCCCTTTACCTTCTTCAGCTGGAGTGGGGGACTCTGACTTCCTTCTCAGTATAATTAACAAATGTGATCTTTTTTCTTACACCTCATCCATTGTCCTGTGCAGATTAGCAGTAAGGGAACTAAGAATAACTATTAATATCAGCCAGGTATTAAAACAtttcctgcttttcctctttcttgctctgagctcttaattttttatttttcagaacacATGTGTACTGTGGTTTATTTTGATGACTGCATGTCCATACATCAGTGTAAAATATCCTGTGAGTCCATGGGAGCATCCAAATATCGCTGGTTCCATAACGCCTGCTGTGAGTGCATTGGTCCAGAGTGCATCGACTATGGTAGTAAAACTGTCAAATGTATGAACTGCATGTTTTAAAGAAGGAGAAGAATGCAAACCAAAGCAATTTAGTCAACAGGAAAGATATAAAAAGCTATTTGGTGAGGTCTGCTGGTTGCACCATAATGCCAGCAGGTTAAGATATAAAGAATTTGGACTGAGTTAAAGTATGACAAATGCAGGAATGTGTTAAATTATAAGTATAAATGCTCTGGTTGATTTTGTAGCTCACTGGCAATAAGCCCCTTCCTCTACATACATTTACAACTTTGGTCGTTATGAGAAGCAAGTACACAGAGAATTCCTTGAAAGATCTGCAGTCTCTGACATAAAGcctgatgtcatttttttctagcaTTCCACAAGCCTTTGGTTTTTAAGGTGTTAGAGTACATTAACATAAGTTATGATTTCTTCATTTACTATTCCTGGGACACTGAATTTTTCCAGTTGTACACTAGATTTCATTCACTGTGCCTTGTCTCGTTTATCTCTTCTGTAAATAGGGTAGTATTCAAATATATCACCCTGAGAACTCACATAAAAATCACCGTTAAAAGCTTAATTTCAAACCTTGTAATGTCGGTTTTAGAAAGTAAATGCTTATTACCTTTTACAGTTTAAAACTTTTACATAGTAGAATCCATCCTGTACTACACATGCTGACAGAACTTTGGGGaaagtttctctttctcctagACCCCCCTGCCCAAAGTACTGACGTAGGTAGCGATGAAGAATTTTGAACAAGAATTTCAAGGCAAACCTCTATCACTGCATTAAATATTCTGCTAGGTTAATAATGAGAAAGTTAAAGCATTTCTCTGACTTAAGGTACCAGCTTAAAGACCAGTAGGAATGGAAAATGCCTGCCAAATCAGACTCTACATAGAGCACCGGGGAAACAGCTTGTCCCAATGTACAGAGATGGCAAGACTGAAAGGAGAAACTGTGCTCAGCTGGGTAGAGAGAATGAGCCCACTCAGCCTTAGCATGGACGGAGTCATGTTCCCATGAGTGATAGGAGGGAATAAAGAAGAAACTCATGGGTATGAGCAGGGAAGGTTGAAATGCTGGCAATTCTTATGGGAAACAAACCTAAAACTATTTACattaattattttgttatattgtAATCTTTCCTT is a genomic window of Ursus arctos isolate Adak ecotype North America unplaced genomic scaffold, UrsArc2.0 scaffold_17, whole genome shotgun sequence containing:
- the TWSG1 gene encoding twisted gastrulation protein homolog 1 codes for the protein MKTHCVVMLTLAILVFLTWVPVSLSCNKALCASDVSKCLIQELCQCRPGEGNCSCCKECMLCLGTLWDECCDCVGMCNPRNYSDTPPTSKSTVEELHEPIPSLFRALTEGDTQLNWNIVSFPVAEELSHHENLVSFLETVNQPHHQNVSVPSNNVHAPYSSDKEHMCTVVYFDDCMSIHQCKISCESMGASKYRWFHNACCECIGPECIDYGSKTVKCMNCMF